One segment of Amblyomma americanum isolate KBUSLIRL-KWMA unplaced genomic scaffold, ASM5285725v1 scaffold_430, whole genome shotgun sequence DNA contains the following:
- the LOC144112626 gene encoding uncharacterized protein LOC144112626 isoform X3 produces MEKEGEASVSHGAAGAVQEGSHEAASDSLKSPGNLDSDQEEPQEELELHPDASKGDRNENSAINDDIRCLDKLEDDLDEKEEYCLKGERQQGDGEETSDPSGLQVKVLDCDEDKRNPQYIPKKGEFYQHDDRLASDGDKPEIPEEKNEDARGSRWQKKLWRDDSVWVHDKYHEEEQGPKTSEELVSTYGYDIRTEPMPPRGRRRERYGRGPNKYQRNWEDEEAYTPRSGSGRGRGMRGGRRPRGGGQDGNPPFHVKDFPELNVKRSVSESSTTLHQDQAVVKVPTKPASFNRPDRGTRDNHSPQHREWEHVAKSSGTARRGWGKRPPQPPGRLTDTSSKQHEDEVKENKSSDRHASKPAPQSPLKTAESSHRPPSVGRSRAARHMLMEQERSRSNAKLHEKTAPKVELPDGGGAAGLTRNSAATVAPRGGLIGGTEVAGKPRRYSSLRHQPLSEVSSYTKAAVAAPQLPNAQAPPQRPSQPQQAILTAAHFQGPYPPYPDDYMPPPAQAPAVRPPPSQPAPVMAPPAQMSSPFFPSPDVILSFPPQHPLPYTFPAQCAAPAPAAPPPTQTQAQKPPYYPGDTIYYNTQSQQHKQRPTPLRRPKAAIPIVPPPECHGTVQEGTCEADGSATHVSKSDDDPDDSGAVVTESALQEGLAGQQAVERL; encoded by the exons GAAAAGGAAGGGGAGGCTTCTGTTAGCCACGGTGCTGCTGGGGCCGTTCAGGAGGGTAGCCATGAGGCTGCCTCTGACTCCTTGAAAAGTCCTGGCAACCTCGATTCTGATCAGGAGGAACCACAAGAAGAACTTGAATTGCACCCTGATGCGAGTAAAGGTGACCGCAACGAAAATAGTGCAATAAATGATGACATACGATGTCTTGATAAGCTGGAGGATGATTTGGATGAAAAAGAAGAGTATTGTCTCAAAGGGGAACGGCAACAGGGCGATGGAGAG GAAACTTCCGATCCTTCTGGCCTCCAGGTCAAAGTGTTGGACTGCGATGAAGACAAGCGTAACCCTCAATACATCCCCAAAAAAGGGGAATTTTACCAGCATGATGACAGGCTAGCAAGTGATGGGGATAAGCCTGAAAtcccagaagaaaaaaatgaagatgcCAG GGGCTCACGATGGCAGAAGAAACTATGGCGTGATGACAGTGTTTGGGTACACGACAAGTACCATGAAGAAGAACAAGGACCTAAAACAAGTGAGGAACTAGTGAGCACCTATGGTTATGATATTCGAACCGAACCTATGCCTCCTCGAGGTCGGAGACGCGAACGTTATGGCCGTGGCCCCAACAAGTATCAACGAAACTGGGAGGATGAAGAGGCTTATACCCCACGGTCAGGCTCAGGACGTGGTAGAGGCATGCGTGGTGGCCGCAGACCAAGAGGTGGTGGCCAGGATGGGAACCCTCCTTTCCATGTCAAAGATTTTCCTGAATTAAACGTCAAGCGTTCAGTGTCTGAGAGTTCAACCACTCTACATCAAGACCAGGCAGTGGTCAAGGTGCCGaccaaacctgcgtctttcaacCGCCCTGACCGTGGAACACGAGACAACCACAGTCCTCAGCACAGAGAATGGGAACACGTAGCCAAGAGCTCGGGAAcggcccgccgtggttggggaaAGCGCCCTCCTCAGCCACCCGGGAGGCTGACAGATACTTCATCGAAACAGCATGAAGATGAAGTAAAGGAAAACAAGTCTTCAGATCGTCATGCCAGCAAGCCTGCGCCACAGTCGCCATTGAAGACTGCTGAATCTTCCCACCGTCCACCTTCTGTTGGCAGATCTCGGGCTGCACGACATATGCTTATGGAACAAGAACGAAGCAGGAGCAATGCAAAATTGCACGAGAAAACTGCTCCGAAAGTTGAGCTTCCGGATGGGG GTGGTGCAGCAGGCTTGACCAGGAACTCTGCAGCTACGGTAGCCCCAAGAGGAGGTCTGATTGGAGGTACTGAAGTGGCAGGAAAGCCAAGGCGCTACTCTTCACTGCGTCATCAGCCACTTTCAGAG GTTTCTTCCTACACCAAAGCTGCTGTCGCTGCTCCTCAATTGCCGAATGCACAGGCTCCACCCCAACGACCTAGTCAGCCGCAACAAGCCATTTTGACTGCGGCACATTTTCAAGGACCCTATCCACCCTATCCTGATGATTACA TGCCTCCACCAGCCCAAGCACCTGCTGTGAGGCCACCACCAAGCCAGCCAGCGCCAGTTATGGCACCTCCTGCTCAGATGTCAAGCCCATTCTTTCCCTCACCAGATGTCATCCTTAGCTTTCCACCACAGCACCCACTGCCGTACACATTTCCTGCCCAGTGTGCTGCACCAGCCCCGGCTGCTCCACCTCCAACG CAGACGCAAGCTCAAAAGCCCCCCTACTACCCTGGAGACACAATCTACTATAACACACAAAGCCAACAGCACAAGCAGCGGCCCACACCTCTTCGGAGGCCTAAAGCAGCCATTCCCATTGTGCCTCCTCCAGAGTGTCATGGCACAGTGCAG
- the LOC144112626 gene encoding uncharacterized protein LOC144112626 isoform X2 — MEKEGEASVSHGAAGAVQEGSHEAASDSLKSPGNLDSDQEEPQEELELHPDASKGDRNENSAINDDIRCLDKLEDDLDEKEEYCLKGERQQGDGEETSDPSGLQVKVLDCDEDKRNPQYIPKKGEFYQHDDRLASDGDKPEIPEEKNEDARGSRWQKKLWRDDSVWVHDKYHEEEQGPKTSEELVSTYGYDIRTEPMPPRGRRRERYGRGPNKYQRNWEDEEAYTPRSGSGRGRGMRGGRRPRGGGQDGNPPFHVKDFPELNVKRSVSESSTTLHQDQAVVKVPTKPASFNRPDRGTRDNHSPQHREWEHVAKSSGTARRGWGKRPPQPPGRLTDTSSKQHEDEVKENKSSDRHASKPAPQSPLKTAESSHRPPSVGRSRAARHMLMEQERSRSNAKLHEKTAPKVELPDGGGAAGLTRNSAATVAPRGGLIGGTEVAGKPRRYSSLRHQPLSEISTGQPTEVRFGCSGRLLNIRKQPVDVRRPSDGSPKVSSYTKAAVAAPQLPNAQAPPQRPSQPQQAILTAAHFQGPYPPYPDDYMPPPAQAPAVRPPPSQPAPVMAPPAQMSSPFFPSPDVILSFPPQHPLPYTFPAQCAAPAPAAPPPTQTQAQKPPYYPGDTIYYNTQSQQHKQRPTPLRRPKAAIPIVPPPECHGTVQEGTCEADGSATHVSKSDDDPDDSGAVVTESALQEGLAGQQAVERL; from the exons GAAAAGGAAGGGGAGGCTTCTGTTAGCCACGGTGCTGCTGGGGCCGTTCAGGAGGGTAGCCATGAGGCTGCCTCTGACTCCTTGAAAAGTCCTGGCAACCTCGATTCTGATCAGGAGGAACCACAAGAAGAACTTGAATTGCACCCTGATGCGAGTAAAGGTGACCGCAACGAAAATAGTGCAATAAATGATGACATACGATGTCTTGATAAGCTGGAGGATGATTTGGATGAAAAAGAAGAGTATTGTCTCAAAGGGGAACGGCAACAGGGCGATGGAGAG GAAACTTCCGATCCTTCTGGCCTCCAGGTCAAAGTGTTGGACTGCGATGAAGACAAGCGTAACCCTCAATACATCCCCAAAAAAGGGGAATTTTACCAGCATGATGACAGGCTAGCAAGTGATGGGGATAAGCCTGAAAtcccagaagaaaaaaatgaagatgcCAG GGGCTCACGATGGCAGAAGAAACTATGGCGTGATGACAGTGTTTGGGTACACGACAAGTACCATGAAGAAGAACAAGGACCTAAAACAAGTGAGGAACTAGTGAGCACCTATGGTTATGATATTCGAACCGAACCTATGCCTCCTCGAGGTCGGAGACGCGAACGTTATGGCCGTGGCCCCAACAAGTATCAACGAAACTGGGAGGATGAAGAGGCTTATACCCCACGGTCAGGCTCAGGACGTGGTAGAGGCATGCGTGGTGGCCGCAGACCAAGAGGTGGTGGCCAGGATGGGAACCCTCCTTTCCATGTCAAAGATTTTCCTGAATTAAACGTCAAGCGTTCAGTGTCTGAGAGTTCAACCACTCTACATCAAGACCAGGCAGTGGTCAAGGTGCCGaccaaacctgcgtctttcaacCGCCCTGACCGTGGAACACGAGACAACCACAGTCCTCAGCACAGAGAATGGGAACACGTAGCCAAGAGCTCGGGAAcggcccgccgtggttggggaaAGCGCCCTCCTCAGCCACCCGGGAGGCTGACAGATACTTCATCGAAACAGCATGAAGATGAAGTAAAGGAAAACAAGTCTTCAGATCGTCATGCCAGCAAGCCTGCGCCACAGTCGCCATTGAAGACTGCTGAATCTTCCCACCGTCCACCTTCTGTTGGCAGATCTCGGGCTGCACGACATATGCTTATGGAACAAGAACGAAGCAGGAGCAATGCAAAATTGCACGAGAAAACTGCTCCGAAAGTTGAGCTTCCGGATGGGG GTGGTGCAGCAGGCTTGACCAGGAACTCTGCAGCTACGGTAGCCCCAAGAGGAGGTCTGATTGGAGGTACTGAAGTGGCAGGAAAGCCAAGGCGCTACTCTTCACTGCGTCATCAGCCACTTTCAGAG ATATCCACTGGACAGCCAACAGAGGTCCGTTTCGGATGTTCCGGACGTCTGCTGAACATCCGCAAACAGCCGGTGGACGTCCGTCGGCCGTCCGATGGGAGTCCAAAG GTTTCTTCCTACACCAAAGCTGCTGTCGCTGCTCCTCAATTGCCGAATGCACAGGCTCCACCCCAACGACCTAGTCAGCCGCAACAAGCCATTTTGACTGCGGCACATTTTCAAGGACCCTATCCACCCTATCCTGATGATTACA TGCCTCCACCAGCCCAAGCACCTGCTGTGAGGCCACCACCAAGCCAGCCAGCGCCAGTTATGGCACCTCCTGCTCAGATGTCAAGCCCATTCTTTCCCTCACCAGATGTCATCCTTAGCTTTCCACCACAGCACCCACTGCCGTACACATTTCCTGCCCAGTGTGCTGCACCAGCCCCGGCTGCTCCACCTCCAACG CAGACGCAAGCTCAAAAGCCCCCCTACTACCCTGGAGACACAATCTACTATAACACACAAAGCCAACAGCACAAGCAGCGGCCCACACCTCTTCGGAGGCCTAAAGCAGCCATTCCCATTGTGCCTCCTCCAGAGTGTCATGGCACAGTGCAG
- the LOC144112626 gene encoding uncharacterized protein LOC144112626 isoform X1, giving the protein MEKEGEASVSHGAAGAVQEGSHEAASDSLKSPGNLDSDQEEPQEELELHPDASKGDRNENSAINDDIRCLDKLEDDLDEKEEYCLKGERQQGDGEETSDPSGLQVKVLDCDEDKRNPQYIPKKGEFYQHDDRLASDGDKPEIPEEKNEDARGSRWQKKLWRDDSVWVHDKYHEEEQGPKTSEELVSTYGYDIRTEPMPPRGRRRERYGRGPNKYQRNWEDEEAYTPRSGSGRGRGMRGGRRPRGGGQDGNPPFHVKDFPELNVKRSVSESSTTLHQDQAVVKVPTKPASFNRPDRGTRDNHSPQHREWEHVAKSSGTARRGWGKRPPQPPGRLTDTSSKQHEDEVKENKSSDRHASKPAPQSPLKTAESSHRPPSVGRSRAARHMLMEQERSRSNAKLHEKTAPKVELPDGGGAAGLTRNSAATVAPRGGLIGGTEVAGKPRRYSSLRHQPLSEQPQISTGQPTEVRFGCSGRLLNIRKQPVDVRRPSDGSPKVSSYTKAAVAAPQLPNAQAPPQRPSQPQQAILTAAHFQGPYPPYPDDYMPPPAQAPAVRPPPSQPAPVMAPPAQMSSPFFPSPDVILSFPPQHPLPYTFPAQCAAPAPAAPPPTQTQAQKPPYYPGDTIYYNTQSQQHKQRPTPLRRPKAAIPIVPPPECHGTVQEGTCEADGSATHVSKSDDDPDDSGAVVTESALQEGLAGQQAVERL; this is encoded by the exons GAAAAGGAAGGGGAGGCTTCTGTTAGCCACGGTGCTGCTGGGGCCGTTCAGGAGGGTAGCCATGAGGCTGCCTCTGACTCCTTGAAAAGTCCTGGCAACCTCGATTCTGATCAGGAGGAACCACAAGAAGAACTTGAATTGCACCCTGATGCGAGTAAAGGTGACCGCAACGAAAATAGTGCAATAAATGATGACATACGATGTCTTGATAAGCTGGAGGATGATTTGGATGAAAAAGAAGAGTATTGTCTCAAAGGGGAACGGCAACAGGGCGATGGAGAG GAAACTTCCGATCCTTCTGGCCTCCAGGTCAAAGTGTTGGACTGCGATGAAGACAAGCGTAACCCTCAATACATCCCCAAAAAAGGGGAATTTTACCAGCATGATGACAGGCTAGCAAGTGATGGGGATAAGCCTGAAAtcccagaagaaaaaaatgaagatgcCAG GGGCTCACGATGGCAGAAGAAACTATGGCGTGATGACAGTGTTTGGGTACACGACAAGTACCATGAAGAAGAACAAGGACCTAAAACAAGTGAGGAACTAGTGAGCACCTATGGTTATGATATTCGAACCGAACCTATGCCTCCTCGAGGTCGGAGACGCGAACGTTATGGCCGTGGCCCCAACAAGTATCAACGAAACTGGGAGGATGAAGAGGCTTATACCCCACGGTCAGGCTCAGGACGTGGTAGAGGCATGCGTGGTGGCCGCAGACCAAGAGGTGGTGGCCAGGATGGGAACCCTCCTTTCCATGTCAAAGATTTTCCTGAATTAAACGTCAAGCGTTCAGTGTCTGAGAGTTCAACCACTCTACATCAAGACCAGGCAGTGGTCAAGGTGCCGaccaaacctgcgtctttcaacCGCCCTGACCGTGGAACACGAGACAACCACAGTCCTCAGCACAGAGAATGGGAACACGTAGCCAAGAGCTCGGGAAcggcccgccgtggttggggaaAGCGCCCTCCTCAGCCACCCGGGAGGCTGACAGATACTTCATCGAAACAGCATGAAGATGAAGTAAAGGAAAACAAGTCTTCAGATCGTCATGCCAGCAAGCCTGCGCCACAGTCGCCATTGAAGACTGCTGAATCTTCCCACCGTCCACCTTCTGTTGGCAGATCTCGGGCTGCACGACATATGCTTATGGAACAAGAACGAAGCAGGAGCAATGCAAAATTGCACGAGAAAACTGCTCCGAAAGTTGAGCTTCCGGATGGGG GTGGTGCAGCAGGCTTGACCAGGAACTCTGCAGCTACGGTAGCCCCAAGAGGAGGTCTGATTGGAGGTACTGAAGTGGCAGGAAAGCCAAGGCGCTACTCTTCACTGCGTCATCAGCCACTTTCAGAG CAACCACAGATATCCACTGGACAGCCAACAGAGGTCCGTTTCGGATGTTCCGGACGTCTGCTGAACATCCGCAAACAGCCGGTGGACGTCCGTCGGCCGTCCGATGGGAGTCCAAAG GTTTCTTCCTACACCAAAGCTGCTGTCGCTGCTCCTCAATTGCCGAATGCACAGGCTCCACCCCAACGACCTAGTCAGCCGCAACAAGCCATTTTGACTGCGGCACATTTTCAAGGACCCTATCCACCCTATCCTGATGATTACA TGCCTCCACCAGCCCAAGCACCTGCTGTGAGGCCACCACCAAGCCAGCCAGCGCCAGTTATGGCACCTCCTGCTCAGATGTCAAGCCCATTCTTTCCCTCACCAGATGTCATCCTTAGCTTTCCACCACAGCACCCACTGCCGTACACATTTCCTGCCCAGTGTGCTGCACCAGCCCCGGCTGCTCCACCTCCAACG CAGACGCAAGCTCAAAAGCCCCCCTACTACCCTGGAGACACAATCTACTATAACACACAAAGCCAACAGCACAAGCAGCGGCCCACACCTCTTCGGAGGCCTAAAGCAGCCATTCCCATTGTGCCTCCTCCAGAGTGTCATGGCACAGTGCAG
- the LOC144112626 gene encoding uncharacterized protein LOC144112626 isoform X4 gives MEKEGEASVSHGAAGAVQEGSHEAASDSLKSPGNLDSDQEEPQEELELHPDASKGDRNENSAINDDIRCLDKLEDDLDEKEEYCLKGERQQGDGEETSDPSGLQVKVLDCDEDKRNPQYIPKKGEFYQHDDRLASDGDKPEIPEEKNEDARGSRWQKKLWRDDSVWVHDKYHEEEQGPKTSEELVSTYGYDIRTEPMPPRGRRRERYGRGPNKYQRNWEDEEAYTPRSGSGRGRGMRGGRRPRGGGQDGNPPFHVKDFPELNVKRSVSESSTTLHQDQAVVKVPTKPASFNRPDRGTRDNHSPQHREWEHVAKSSGTARRGWGKRPPQPPGRLTDTSSKQHEDEVKENKSSDRHASKPAPQSPLKTAESSHRPPSVGRSRAARHMLMEQERSRSNAKLHEKTAPKVELPDGGGAAGLTRNSAATVAPRGGLIGGTEVAGKPRRYSSLRHQPLSEQPQISTGQPTEVRFGCSGRLLNIRKQPVDVRRPSDGSPKVSSYTKAAVAAPQLPNAQAPPQRPSQPQQAILTAAHFQGPYPPYPDDYMPPPAQAPAVRPPPSQPAPVMAPPAQMSSPFFPSPDVILSFPPQHPLPYTFPAQCAAPAPAAPPPTEGTCEADGSATHVSKSDDDPDDSGAVVTESALQEGLAGQQAVERL, from the exons GAAAAGGAAGGGGAGGCTTCTGTTAGCCACGGTGCTGCTGGGGCCGTTCAGGAGGGTAGCCATGAGGCTGCCTCTGACTCCTTGAAAAGTCCTGGCAACCTCGATTCTGATCAGGAGGAACCACAAGAAGAACTTGAATTGCACCCTGATGCGAGTAAAGGTGACCGCAACGAAAATAGTGCAATAAATGATGACATACGATGTCTTGATAAGCTGGAGGATGATTTGGATGAAAAAGAAGAGTATTGTCTCAAAGGGGAACGGCAACAGGGCGATGGAGAG GAAACTTCCGATCCTTCTGGCCTCCAGGTCAAAGTGTTGGACTGCGATGAAGACAAGCGTAACCCTCAATACATCCCCAAAAAAGGGGAATTTTACCAGCATGATGACAGGCTAGCAAGTGATGGGGATAAGCCTGAAAtcccagaagaaaaaaatgaagatgcCAG GGGCTCACGATGGCAGAAGAAACTATGGCGTGATGACAGTGTTTGGGTACACGACAAGTACCATGAAGAAGAACAAGGACCTAAAACAAGTGAGGAACTAGTGAGCACCTATGGTTATGATATTCGAACCGAACCTATGCCTCCTCGAGGTCGGAGACGCGAACGTTATGGCCGTGGCCCCAACAAGTATCAACGAAACTGGGAGGATGAAGAGGCTTATACCCCACGGTCAGGCTCAGGACGTGGTAGAGGCATGCGTGGTGGCCGCAGACCAAGAGGTGGTGGCCAGGATGGGAACCCTCCTTTCCATGTCAAAGATTTTCCTGAATTAAACGTCAAGCGTTCAGTGTCTGAGAGTTCAACCACTCTACATCAAGACCAGGCAGTGGTCAAGGTGCCGaccaaacctgcgtctttcaacCGCCCTGACCGTGGAACACGAGACAACCACAGTCCTCAGCACAGAGAATGGGAACACGTAGCCAAGAGCTCGGGAAcggcccgccgtggttggggaaAGCGCCCTCCTCAGCCACCCGGGAGGCTGACAGATACTTCATCGAAACAGCATGAAGATGAAGTAAAGGAAAACAAGTCTTCAGATCGTCATGCCAGCAAGCCTGCGCCACAGTCGCCATTGAAGACTGCTGAATCTTCCCACCGTCCACCTTCTGTTGGCAGATCTCGGGCTGCACGACATATGCTTATGGAACAAGAACGAAGCAGGAGCAATGCAAAATTGCACGAGAAAACTGCTCCGAAAGTTGAGCTTCCGGATGGGG GTGGTGCAGCAGGCTTGACCAGGAACTCTGCAGCTACGGTAGCCCCAAGAGGAGGTCTGATTGGAGGTACTGAAGTGGCAGGAAAGCCAAGGCGCTACTCTTCACTGCGTCATCAGCCACTTTCAGAG CAACCACAGATATCCACTGGACAGCCAACAGAGGTCCGTTTCGGATGTTCCGGACGTCTGCTGAACATCCGCAAACAGCCGGTGGACGTCCGTCGGCCGTCCGATGGGAGTCCAAAG GTTTCTTCCTACACCAAAGCTGCTGTCGCTGCTCCTCAATTGCCGAATGCACAGGCTCCACCCCAACGACCTAGTCAGCCGCAACAAGCCATTTTGACTGCGGCACATTTTCAAGGACCCTATCCACCCTATCCTGATGATTACA TGCCTCCACCAGCCCAAGCACCTGCTGTGAGGCCACCACCAAGCCAGCCAGCGCCAGTTATGGCACCTCCTGCTCAGATGTCAAGCCCATTCTTTCCCTCACCAGATGTCATCCTTAGCTTTCCACCACAGCACCCACTGCCGTACACATTTCCTGCCCAGTGTGCTGCACCAGCCCCGGCTGCTCCACCTCCAACG